The segment ATGACGCCGAGGTCCATGAAGCCGCCGAAGGCGGCCTTCAAGTCCTTGAGCAGCTCGGCCAGGCGGCCGGGCATGGCCAGGGAGGCGTAGGCTTCCTCGCGGGCGGCGAAATTGAGCGCCGCCAGGCGTTCGTCCACGAAATAGGTCAGGGTGCGCCGGGTATTGGAGGTGGTGATGGTGGTGCGGTGCAGGTTTTCCTGGGTGACGGCCCGCTTGGTGACGCCAAAGTCGATGACCGTCATGATGCAAAGGGGCGTGAGCGAGACGGCGGTCAAGAGCGCTACCGACAGCCACCACAACCGGCGGTAGTTGAACAGGCTTCGGTACGGCCCCCCCGCGTCGGCGGCGCCGTCCCAGAATTGCGGGCGCAAACGGCGGAAAATCCCCATGACGGCCCATCCTTGTGAGCGGATTTTGCGGAAGGCGACCCTTTGAAACGGGTTTTCCCTCCCGCGCTCCCCTTCCTCAAATCACATCGCGCTGCACGTCGGTGTAGGATTGCATAAATGCCAGGGAAGGCTTTGGAAAGGGGAGGTGGGGGAAAACCTTTCCAAAAACAAGGTTTCCCCCCGCGAAAGCCCTCGCACGCGGTGCGCGCGGGTCAACCGGCGGCCTTTTTCGAACGCACCTTCTCGTTGGCCTTTTTCAGGGTTTCGCTCAAAAGCTCGATGTCCACGGGCTTTTGCAGATAGGCGAACGCGCCCAGGCGCATGCATTCCTCGCGGTCGGTGTCGGAGCCGTGGCCGGTCAGGATGATGACCTCGACGTCGGGGCGCTCGGCCTTGGTGCGCTTTAAGACCTCCAGGCCGTCGACGCCGGGCATCTTGAGGTCGAGCACCATCACTTCCGGTTCGTCGTCGGCGATCATCTCCAGGGCGGATTCGCCGTCGAAGACCGCGTGGGCGCCGACTTCGCGCATGGACAGGCGTTCGGAGAGCGTCTGGACGAATTCCCGCTCGTCGTCGACGAGCAGGACCTTGGTCGGCATCTCGAAGTCGGCTCGGCGGTAGATGTCGGTCTGGTAAAAGCCCTTGCCCACCTTGGTGACCACGTCGGCGACGCCGTCGATCTTGCCGGCGATGCCGCGCAGTTCGTTTTCCAGGCGGTCGAGGAGCAGGACCTTCTTGTTGATGGTGAGGGTGACCACGCCGTCACGGGCGCAGACCCACACGTCGTGGCCTTTGCCGGTGACGGCCGTCTCGACTTTCGCCGCGAGCAGGAAATCCTTGGCGCAGCGGCGGGAGGCGTCGGTGACGGCGACGGCCGGGTCGGCCAGATGCTTGATGACGAGCATGGCGGCCTCCTCCACGGACGTTTTGTCCATGGGGATGACCATGTCGTAGAGGGCCGGGGCCCAGGGGTCCTTGGCCTCGGCCACGAGTTTGGTCCAGGTGGCCCGGTCCTCGTCGCCGCGCTCGAGGACGCGCTGGGCGTCGCGGTCGGACAGGCCGGCCTCCTCGGCGGCGGCGGCCCGGCGGAAGGTGGCGTCGGCAATCAGGCAGGCGCGCAGCACGTGGGTGATCTCGCGGGGGGGGAGCAGGGCGCAATAGCCGGCGATGAGGAGTTTTTCCTCTTCGACCAGGCGGGTGGCCAGGGCCAGGCGCAGCCAGGCGGCGGCGCGCTGCTTTTCGTGGGTGAACTTGTTGAACACCGAGGTCTTGGCCGAGAAGGCTTTTTCGATCTTGTCCAGGCCCAGGCCGGAGAGCTTGGCGGCGAGGAGGGTGATGTCCTCGTCGTGAGCGACCGGCAGGCCCG is part of the Solidesulfovibrio fructosivorans JJ] genome and harbors:
- a CDS encoding response regulator yields the protein MSVISLFSGVYCKEQSVVAALAEKTGLPVAHDEDITLLAAKLSGLGLDKIEKAFSAKTSVFNKFTHEKQRAAAWLRLALATRLVEEEKLLIAGYCALLPPREITHVLRACLIADATFRRAAAAEEAGLSDRDAQRVLERGDEDRATWTKLVAEAKDPWAPALYDMVIPMDKTSVEEAAMLVIKHLADPAVAVTDASRRCAKDFLLAAKVETAVTGKGHDVWVCARDGVVTLTINKKVLLLDRLENELRGIAGKIDGVADVVTKVGKGFYQTDIYRRADFEMPTKVLLVDDEREFVQTLSERLSMREVGAHAVFDGESALEMIADDEPEVMVLDLKMPGVDGLEVLKRTKAERPDVEVIILTGHGSDTDREECMRLGAFAYLQKPVDIELLSETLKKANEKVRSKKAAG